In Cotesia glomerata isolate CgM1 linkage group LG3, MPM_Cglom_v2.3, whole genome shotgun sequence, one genomic interval encodes:
- the LOC123261799 gene encoding serine/threonine-protein phosphatase 6 regulatory ankyrin repeat subunit A-like isoform X2: protein MPLTELHKVIKKLDFKAFESLIERSTDINAVDDENKTPLHYAFANNHEGNMISSLIDRGADINARDNEGKTPLHYAVDDFTTKVNKYSPKYNKNNDMSIYSFIMLEHLLNKGPDINAVDNQNKTPLHYAAENKTNRQITEFLLPYKPDVNAVDNKNKTPLHYAAQNSFRAMFCVSVSRTDEEIDTAADNAEAGEESQDNDFNSEFIIKNLVDAGAIVDAVDNEGRTPLHLAIYHSNDPIAIKYLIDHGADVIAADHEEKQPLHLAAQHPDAKEIFEYLIEQGADVNVVDRWKQTPLHYSVIRSYPIDCNNENQIDERVECLLKHGANVDAVDYKGKTALHYAVVPKKNSLEIIELLIKHKANVDAVDYKDKTALHYAVVSQKNYLEMTKLLVKHKANVNAVDDECKTPLHLALENSIPVWKFLIDHGADVNSKDRAHRTPLHYAVSKGCIEIVKYLVEHGAEVNARDDEDKVPLHLAFGPSLTYNLVEYLIDHKADYNATDRWLQTPCYLAAGSTDAEGILEYLVDRGANLMAMNYYFNIPSSRLVMKSSDEDDDPPVEIFKNLKRLRDE from the exons ATGCCGCTTACTGAATTACACaaggttattaaaaaattagacttTAAAGCTTTTGAAAGTTTGATTGAAAGGAGCACAGACATCAATGCAGTTGACGATGAAAATAAAACACCATTGCATTACGCTTTCGCGAATAATCATGAAGGAAATATGATCTCAAGTCTGATTGACCGTGGAGCAGACATCAATGCGAGAGATAATGAAGGCAAAACACCACTACATTATGCTGTTGATGATTTTACTaccaaagtaaataaatattcacccaaatacaataaaaacaatgatATGAGTATCTACAGCTTCATCATGCTTGAACACTTACTCAATAAAGGACCAGATATCAATGCGGTTGACAATCAAAACAAAACACCATTGCATTATGCTGCCGAAAATAAGACCAACAGACAAATAACTGAATTTTTACTACCGTATAAACCGGACGTCAATGCagtagataataaaaataaaacaccaTTGCACTATGCTGCTCAAAACAGCTTTAGAGCAATGTTTTGTGTAAGTGTCTCAAGGACGGATGAGGAAATTGATACTGCTGCGGATAATGCTGAGGCTGGTGAAGAGTCGCAGGATAATGATTTTAACAGCGAATTCATTATTAAGAATTTAGTTGATGCTGGAGCGATTGTTGATGCAGTCGATAATGAAGGAAGAACCCCATTACATTTGGCTATTTATCATTCTAATGATCCAATAGCAATCAAGTACCTAATTGACCACGGGGCAGACGTAATTGCAGCCGATCATGAAGAAAAGCAACCATTGCATTTAGCGGCTCAACATCCTGATGCtaaggaaatttttgaatatttaatcgAGCAGGGAGCGGATGTTAATGTGGTGGATCGCTGGAAACAAACACCATTGCACTATTCTGTAATTCGTTCTTACCCAATTGATTGTAATAATGAAAATCAGATCGACGAACGAGTTGAATGCTTACTCAAGCATGGCGCGAATGTCGATGCTGTTGATTACAAAGGTAAGACGGCTTTGCATTATGCTGTGGtccctaaaaaaaattccctggagattattgaattattgatCAAACACAAAGCGAATGTCGATGCTGTTGATTACAAAGATAAGACGGCTTTGCATTATGCTGTGGtctctcaaaaaaattacctggaGATGACTAAATTATTGGTTAAACACAAAGCGAACGTCAATGCTGTTGACGATGAATGCAAAACACCACTGCATTTAGCTCTCGAAAATTCCATCCCAgtgtggaaatttttaatcgacCATGGTGCTGATGTCAACTCTAAGGATCGTGCGCATAGAACACCGTTGCACTATGCGGTTTCTAAAGGTTGCATTGAAATTGTTAAGTACTTAGTCGAGCATGGAGCGGAAGTTAATGCAAGAGATGATGAAGATAAAGTACCACTTCACTTAGCTTTTGGACCTTCTTTAACCTACAACTTGGTGGAGTATTTAATCGATCATAAAGCAGATTACAATGCGACCGATCGTTGGTTGCAAACACCCTGCTATTTAGCTGCCGGAAGCACCGACGCCGAAGGAATTTTAGAGTATTTAGTCGATCGAGGAGCGAATTTAATGgctatgaattattatttcaatatacCATCATCAAGGCTTGTTATGAAAAG TAGTGATGAGGATGATGATCCACCggtggaaatttttaaaaacttgaaacgCCTGCGGGATGAATAA
- the LOC123261799 gene encoding serine/threonine-protein phosphatase 6 regulatory ankyrin repeat subunit A-like isoform X1 — MPLTELHKVIKKLDFKAFESLIERSTDINAVDDENKTPLHYAFANNHEGNMISSLIDRGADINARDNEGKTPLHYAVDDFTTKVNKYSPKYNKNNDMSIYSFIMLEHLLNKGPDINAVDNQNKTPLHYAAENKTNRQITEFLLPYKPDVNAVDNKNKTPLHYAAQNSFRAMFCVSVSRTDEEIDTAADNAEAGEESQDNDFNSEFIIKNLVDAGAIVDAVDNEGRTPLHLAIYHSNDPIAIKYLIDHGADVIAADHEEKQPLHLAAQHPDAKEIFEYLIEQGADVNVVDRWKQTPLHYSVIRSYPIDCNNENQIDERVECLLKHGANVDAVDYKGKTALHYAVVPKKNSLEIIELLIKHKANVDAVDYKDKTALHYAVVSQKNYLEMTKLLVKHKANVNAVDDECKTPLHLALENSIPVWKFLIDHGADVNSKDRAHRTPLHYAVSKGCIEIVKYLVEHGAEVNARDDEDKVPLHLAFGPSLTYNLVEYLIDHKADYNATDRWLQTPCYLAAGSTDAEGILEYLVDRGANLMAMNYYFNIPSSRLVMKSSSDEDDDPPVEIFKNLKRLRDE, encoded by the exons ATGCCGCTTACTGAATTACACaaggttattaaaaaattagacttTAAAGCTTTTGAAAGTTTGATTGAAAGGAGCACAGACATCAATGCAGTTGACGATGAAAATAAAACACCATTGCATTACGCTTTCGCGAATAATCATGAAGGAAATATGATCTCAAGTCTGATTGACCGTGGAGCAGACATCAATGCGAGAGATAATGAAGGCAAAACACCACTACATTATGCTGTTGATGATTTTACTaccaaagtaaataaatattcacccaaatacaataaaaacaatgatATGAGTATCTACAGCTTCATCATGCTTGAACACTTACTCAATAAAGGACCAGATATCAATGCGGTTGACAATCAAAACAAAACACCATTGCATTATGCTGCCGAAAATAAGACCAACAGACAAATAACTGAATTTTTACTACCGTATAAACCGGACGTCAATGCagtagataataaaaataaaacaccaTTGCACTATGCTGCTCAAAACAGCTTTAGAGCAATGTTTTGTGTAAGTGTCTCAAGGACGGATGAGGAAATTGATACTGCTGCGGATAATGCTGAGGCTGGTGAAGAGTCGCAGGATAATGATTTTAACAGCGAATTCATTATTAAGAATTTAGTTGATGCTGGAGCGATTGTTGATGCAGTCGATAATGAAGGAAGAACCCCATTACATTTGGCTATTTATCATTCTAATGATCCAATAGCAATCAAGTACCTAATTGACCACGGGGCAGACGTAATTGCAGCCGATCATGAAGAAAAGCAACCATTGCATTTAGCGGCTCAACATCCTGATGCtaaggaaatttttgaatatttaatcgAGCAGGGAGCGGATGTTAATGTGGTGGATCGCTGGAAACAAACACCATTGCACTATTCTGTAATTCGTTCTTACCCAATTGATTGTAATAATGAAAATCAGATCGACGAACGAGTTGAATGCTTACTCAAGCATGGCGCGAATGTCGATGCTGTTGATTACAAAGGTAAGACGGCTTTGCATTATGCTGTGGtccctaaaaaaaattccctggagattattgaattattgatCAAACACAAAGCGAATGTCGATGCTGTTGATTACAAAGATAAGACGGCTTTGCATTATGCTGTGGtctctcaaaaaaattacctggaGATGACTAAATTATTGGTTAAACACAAAGCGAACGTCAATGCTGTTGACGATGAATGCAAAACACCACTGCATTTAGCTCTCGAAAATTCCATCCCAgtgtggaaatttttaatcgacCATGGTGCTGATGTCAACTCTAAGGATCGTGCGCATAGAACACCGTTGCACTATGCGGTTTCTAAAGGTTGCATTGAAATTGTTAAGTACTTAGTCGAGCATGGAGCGGAAGTTAATGCAAGAGATGATGAAGATAAAGTACCACTTCACTTAGCTTTTGGACCTTCTTTAACCTACAACTTGGTGGAGTATTTAATCGATCATAAAGCAGATTACAATGCGACCGATCGTTGGTTGCAAACACCCTGCTATTTAGCTGCCGGAAGCACCGACGCCGAAGGAATTTTAGAGTATTTAGTCGATCGAGGAGCGAATTTAATGgctatgaattattatttcaatatacCATCATCAAGGCTTGTTATGAAAAG cAGTAGTGATGAGGATGATGATCCACCggtggaaatttttaaaaacttgaaacgCCTGCGGGATGAATAA